One stretch of Chryseobacterium sp. LJ668 DNA includes these proteins:
- a CDS encoding bacteriocin-like protein, whose product MKNFKKLSRNELKTVNGGQKWIAETSCGFTATTTQDWTPEQANEWLQKLETNYCPPPTHSGPSNNLA is encoded by the coding sequence ATGAAAAATTTTAAGAAATTATCTCGAAATGAGCTTAAAACGGTAAATGGAGGTCAAAAATGGATTGCAGAAACATCTTGTGGTTTTACTGCAACAACAACTCAAGATTGGACACCAGAACAGGCAAATGAGTGGCTTCAAAAGCTTGAGACAAATTATTGTCCACCTCCGACTCACAGCGGTCCTAGTAATAATTTAGCTTAA
- a CDS encoding DUF3857 domain-containing protein → MRKIFISAVFFLSVNAFAQTKEQTKTWELLIANKRLDARNFYDKNLKKDQLKDFENLFLDAIIDEEMGEIVFDDSFIKNMIALKPDEAYFYPISHRKFVFGESDTSFDDYSYSRTDLLADAPVYKDMTTVLEVKATLDRIRNRYQQADNTIKKIGRVDKWQFAGVFENLNGSGLYNEYEPERYAKNDKLFNADSFGNVGWYNRKFPSNDGFEFFTNEMEYGRGIVYSQSFIENPVERRMFLEVDTNSEFRLFLNDTEILSSTSEGYTNLGSHIVEVNMPKGMNRLLFKFDAKDTKNAFMVVPMDTQYQKISDLKYFDVYQDYQKSTLSQLQPKELPLRFEAFLKDKIKTNPESFFYKYLLASGYLNNLQNEQAKELIDGFVKAYPKSSLVQGLLSKYYDNLEDSEKVSEIFKNIELDDSEYFLIPFLKMMDRDMYENTPIQDIEKYKGILAKTKAKKMAEFFDVVIAMRNRDMVTAQKHITNLKKSFANNDKLFAVFTALEDSEKKDQSSTIKKFEDALAVKNSPEVMNVLYSYYEKANRIEDQKKILKKYLELYPSINSLRSQYVALIDDDVQNPEVMQGIDNALGNFPYSYTLLAAKAEILAKQNKKAEAVKFAKLSLSHNTQNDQMHQLIRDLDNTPDAIDQVAIKDLYKLIAERRNKDIKGKKGVTTLLDEYIVDVYPEGGIKKRSTYVYEITSEKGIEEIKEYYINYYDKILKSEIIKANGSIIPGEKSDDQIVFTNLAVGDVVLIQKENIERNNGRFNKDFNVSSYFNSEYPVKESIFTIITPEDMDYQVKSMNQEVASTKKKIGNKLFQTWKLNDLAEVNLGENFGPSFYDTTISVTANSIKTWQEISNWYADVARKSLVSDKIVEKAFKEIFPNGFSGMNESDKAEKIYNYIEKNVSYSSLDFRQSGHIPQKPSKTLVTKLGDCKDLSALFVILGNQAGLKSNLVLVQTNNNSPQRLLLPNLSFNHCIVKVKLDGKESYLEMTDKYLPFNSAVLSNYKAKALLVDIDKSGASNRELIEISTENNTRNLFKSISEVNINGDDQNFFTKQYVVGETKSYYNNFFQDEQTDDFRKKNVEEEFGSILDKVINVKSVKLIDGKDLSIKPLAYEVQFNINDKPQSVGSLKIMKIPFVTKPFTKSIIATENRDTDILYTKYEKQSEYNEEVFLNIPENMKFIEIPENKSIAYQNFKYSINYDLQKNNKLKITRTAQTPWDNIKKEQYPEFKKFVEEAINSENQILGYK, encoded by the coding sequence ATGAGGAAAATTTTTATTTCTGCAGTCTTCTTTTTGTCTGTTAATGCATTTGCACAGACCAAAGAGCAGACTAAAACATGGGAGCTTCTAATCGCAAATAAAAGACTTGACGCCAGAAATTTTTATGATAAAAATCTAAAGAAAGATCAACTAAAAGATTTTGAAAATCTTTTTTTGGATGCCATTATCGATGAAGAGATGGGTGAAATTGTCTTTGATGATTCATTTATAAAAAATATGATTGCGCTTAAACCCGACGAGGCATATTTTTACCCGATTTCACACAGAAAATTTGTTTTTGGCGAAAGTGATACGTCTTTCGACGACTATTCCTACTCTCGTACTGATCTTCTTGCAGATGCACCTGTTTATAAAGATATGACGACAGTTCTGGAAGTTAAGGCGACATTAGACAGAATACGAAACAGATACCAACAGGCCGATAATACCATCAAAAAAATTGGAAGGGTTGATAAATGGCAATTTGCCGGAGTTTTCGAAAACCTGAATGGCAGTGGTCTTTATAATGAGTACGAACCTGAGCGCTATGCTAAAAATGATAAACTTTTCAACGCAGACAGTTTTGGAAATGTAGGATGGTACAATAGAAAATTTCCGTCCAATGACGGTTTCGAATTCTTTACGAATGAAATGGAATACGGGCGAGGAATTGTTTATTCACAATCTTTTATCGAAAATCCTGTAGAAAGAAGAATGTTTCTGGAGGTTGACACAAACTCTGAATTTAGATTGTTTTTAAATGATACCGAAATTTTATCGAGTACCAGCGAAGGGTATACCAACCTGGGATCACATATTGTAGAAGTCAATATGCCAAAGGGAATGAACAGACTTTTGTTTAAATTTGATGCAAAGGATACAAAGAATGCATTTATGGTCGTCCCGATGGATACCCAATATCAAAAAATATCAGATCTAAAATATTTTGATGTTTATCAAGATTACCAAAAATCAACTTTAAGTCAGCTTCAACCCAAAGAATTACCGTTACGCTTTGAAGCTTTTCTTAAGGATAAAATAAAAACGAATCCTGAAAGTTTCTTTTATAAGTATCTTTTAGCTTCGGGATACTTAAACAACTTACAAAACGAACAGGCTAAAGAGCTGATCGATGGTTTTGTAAAAGCTTATCCCAAATCATCACTGGTTCAAGGTTTGCTTTCTAAGTACTATGATAATCTCGAAGATTCTGAAAAAGTTTCAGAAATTTTCAAAAATATTGAGCTTGATGATTCTGAATATTTCCTGATTCCTTTTCTTAAAATGATGGATCGGGATATGTATGAAAATACACCGATACAGGATATCGAAAAATATAAAGGAATTCTTGCCAAAACCAAGGCGAAAAAAATGGCAGAGTTCTTTGATGTCGTTATAGCGATGAGAAACAGAGATATGGTGACGGCACAAAAACACATCACAAATCTTAAAAAGAGTTTCGCCAATAACGATAAACTTTTTGCAGTATTTACTGCGTTGGAAGATTCGGAGAAAAAAGATCAGAGTTCAACAATTAAAAAATTCGAAGATGCTTTAGCTGTAAAAAACAGTCCGGAAGTGATGAATGTGCTTTATTCATACTACGAAAAAGCAAACAGAATTGAAGATCAGAAAAAAATTCTTAAGAAATATCTTGAGCTTTATCCGTCTATCAATTCCCTCAGAAGTCAATATGTTGCACTAATTGATGATGACGTTCAAAATCCTGAAGTGATGCAGGGGATCGATAATGCCTTAGGAAACTTTCCTTACTCATACACTTTGCTGGCTGCAAAAGCAGAAATTCTTGCCAAACAAAATAAGAAAGCAGAAGCTGTGAAATTTGCGAAACTGTCTCTCTCGCACAACACGCAAAACGATCAGATGCACCAGCTGATACGTGATCTTGATAATACACCCGATGCCATCGATCAGGTTGCAATTAAAGATTTATACAAGCTGATTGCTGAGCGCAGAAACAAAGACATCAAAGGTAAAAAGGGGGTAACTACTTTACTAGATGAATATATTGTAGATGTTTATCCAGAAGGAGGAATAAAAAAAAGAAGCACATACGTATATGAAATCACCTCTGAAAAAGGTATTGAAGAAATAAAAGAATATTATATTAATTATTACGACAAAATCCTGAAATCTGAAATCATTAAAGCAAACGGAAGTATCATTCCAGGAGAAAAGTCTGATGATCAAATTGTCTTTACCAATTTGGCGGTAGGTGACGTAGTACTTATCCAGAAAGAAAATATTGAGCGAAATAATGGCAGATTCAATAAAGATTTTAATGTAAGTTCCTATTTCAATTCAGAATACCCTGTAAAAGAATCAATCTTTACGATCATCACTCCTGAAGATATGGATTATCAGGTTAAAAGTATGAACCAGGAAGTTGCATCAACAAAAAAGAAAATAGGAAATAAATTATTTCAGACCTGGAAGCTTAATGATCTTGCCGAAGTTAATTTGGGTGAAAATTTCGGACCGAGCTTCTATGATACAACAATTTCTGTAACCGCAAATTCAATTAAAACATGGCAGGAAATCTCAAACTGGTATGCAGATGTTGCGAGAAAAAGTTTGGTTTCAGATAAAATTGTAGAAAAAGCTTTTAAAGAAATTTTTCCAAATGGTTTTTCCGGAATGAATGAATCAGATAAAGCCGAAAAAATCTACAACTATATTGAAAAAAATGTCTCGTACAGCTCTTTAGATTTCCGTCAAAGCGGTCATATTCCTCAGAAGCCATCAAAAACTTTGGTTACCAAACTAGGAGATTGCAAAGACTTGTCTGCACTTTTTGTTATTTTAGGAAATCAGGCAGGACTAAAATCAAATTTGGTTCTTGTACAAACCAATAACAATTCACCCCAAAGATTGCTTTTGCCAAATCTGAGCTTTAATCATTGCATTGTAAAAGTGAAGCTCGATGGAAAAGAAAGTTATCTGGAGATGACAGATAAATATTTGCCCTTCAACTCTGCAGTTCTGTCAAATTATAAAGCAAAAGCACTCCTTGTAGACATCGATAAATCTGGAGCGTCTAATAGAGAATTGATTGAAATTTCCACAGAAAATAATACTAGAAATCTGTTCAAGAGCATTAGTGAAGTAAATATCAATGGCGATGATCAGAATTTTTTCACAAAACAGTATGTGGTGGGCGAAACTAAAAGCTATTACAATAATTTTTTTCAGGATGAACAAACGGATGATTTCAGGAAAAAAAATGTGGAAGAAGAGTTTGGTTCCATCTTAGATAAAGTGATCAACGTAAAATCTGTAAAATTGATTGATGGTAAAGATCTTTCTATTAAGCCACTTGCTTATGAAGTTCAGTTTAACATCAATGATAAACCGCAATCTGTAGGAAGTTTAAAAATAATGAAAATTCCTTTTGTGACAAAGCCTTTCACAAAGAGCATCATTGCGACCGAAAATAGAGATACCGACATTTTATATACTAAATATGAGAAACAAAGTGAATATAATGAAGAAGTATTTCTTAATATTCCTGAGAATATGAAGTTTATTGAGATTCCTGAAAATAAATCTATAGCCTATCAAAATTTTAAATATTCTATCAATTATGATTTGCAGAAAAATAATAAACTGAAAATCACACGAACTGCGCAAACGCCTTGGGATAATATCAAAAAAGAACAGTATCCTGAATTTAAAAAATTTGTAGAAGAAGCAATAAATTCAGAAAATCAAATATTAGGATATAAATAA
- a CDS encoding FoF1 ATP synthase subunit delta/epsilon, which produces MNIKILTPEYVVFEGEVNSVLLPGKNGEFHIMKNHAGIVSSLVGGKVKLYANSINEAYAKNFTKENEKDSVFSYPIKSGVIEFNHDKGIILCE; this is translated from the coding sequence ATGAATATAAAAATTTTAACACCAGAATATGTAGTTTTTGAAGGAGAAGTAAATTCTGTATTGTTGCCTGGAAAAAATGGTGAATTCCACATTATGAAAAACCACGCAGGAATCGTTTCTTCATTAGTTGGAGGTAAAGTAAAATTGTATGCAAATTCTATCAATGAAGCTTACGCAAAAAACTTTACCAAAGAAAATGAAAAAGACTCTGTTTTTTCTTATCCTATAAAAAGCGGTGTGATAGAATTTAATCACGATAAAGGAATTATCCTTTGCGAATAA
- the atpD gene encoding F0F1 ATP synthase subunit beta: MANQIKGKISQIIGPVIDVVFNNVEAIPSIYDALEIIKGNGEKVVLEVEQHIGEDTVRCIAMDATDGLQRGQEVIGYGNPIMMPIGEAVNGRLFNVVGDAIDGLQNISKEGGLPIHRPAPKFDQLSTSAEVLFTGIKVIDLVEPYAKGGKIGLFGGAGVGKTVLIQELINNIAKGHGGLSVFAGVGERTREGNDLLREMLESGIIKYGDDFMHSMENGGWDLSKVDLEVMKESKAAFVFGQMNEPPGARARVALSGLTLAEYYRDGGESGQGRDVLFFVDNIFRFTQAGSEVSALLGRMPSAVGYQPTLASEMGAMQERITSTKNGSITSVQAVYVPADDLTDPAPATTFAHLDATTVLDRKIASLGIYPAVDPLASTSRILAPEIIGEEHYDCAQRVKEILQRYKALQDIIAILGMEELSEEDKSVVYRARKVQRFLSQPFHVAEQFTGIKGSLVDIKDTIKGFNMIMDGELDHLPEAAFNLKGTIEEAIEAGQKMLADNA; encoded by the coding sequence ATGGCAAACCAAATTAAAGGAAAAATTTCTCAAATTATTGGTCCTGTAATCGACGTAGTTTTTAATAATGTGGAAGCAATTCCAAGCATTTATGACGCGTTAGAGATTATCAAGGGGAACGGTGAAAAAGTAGTCTTAGAGGTAGAACAACATATTGGTGAAGATACAGTAAGATGTATCGCAATGGACGCTACAGATGGTCTTCAAAGAGGGCAGGAAGTTATAGGATATGGTAATCCTATCATGATGCCAATCGGAGAAGCTGTAAACGGAAGACTTTTCAACGTTGTTGGGGATGCTATCGACGGGCTTCAAAATATTTCTAAGGAAGGTGGTCTTCCTATTCATAGACCAGCTCCAAAATTTGATCAACTTTCAACTTCTGCAGAAGTTTTATTCACAGGTATTAAAGTAATCGACTTAGTTGAGCCTTACGCAAAAGGAGGTAAAATTGGATTGTTCGGTGGTGCCGGTGTTGGTAAAACAGTATTGATTCAGGAGTTGATTAACAATATTGCAAAAGGACACGGTGGTCTTTCTGTTTTTGCCGGAGTAGGTGAAAGAACGAGAGAAGGAAATGACCTTTTGAGAGAGATGCTAGAATCTGGTATTATTAAATATGGTGACGATTTCATGCACTCTATGGAAAACGGTGGTTGGGATCTTTCTAAAGTTGACCTTGAGGTGATGAAAGAATCTAAAGCTGCATTCGTTTTCGGACAAATGAATGAGCCACCGGGAGCAAGAGCTAGAGTAGCACTTTCTGGTCTTACATTAGCTGAATACTACAGAGACGGTGGTGAAAGCGGACAAGGTAGAGACGTATTATTCTTTGTAGACAACATCTTCCGTTTTACACAAGCTGGTTCTGAGGTATCTGCACTTTTGGGTCGTATGCCTTCAGCGGTAGGTTACCAACCGACATTGGCTTCTGAAATGGGTGCGATGCAGGAAAGAATTACTTCAACTAAAAATGGTTCAATTACTTCAGTACAGGCGGTTTACGTACCTGCGGATGATTTAACTGACCCTGCTCCTGCTACAACATTTGCTCACTTAGATGCAACAACTGTACTAGACAGAAAAATTGCTTCATTAGGTATTTATCCTGCAGTAGATCCGTTGGCTTCTACGTCAAGAATCTTGGCTCCGGAAATTATCGGTGAAGAGCATTATGACTGTGCTCAAAGAGTAAAAGAAATTCTTCAGAGATACAAAGCTCTTCAGGATATCATCGCAATCTTAGGTATGGAAGAACTTTCTGAAGAAGATAAATCTGTAGTTTACAGAGCTAGAAAAGTTCAGAGATTCTTGTCTCAGCCTTTCCACGTTGCAGAACAGTTTACAGGTATTAAAGGTTCATTGGTAGATATCAAAGATACGATTAAAGGATTCAACATGATTATGGATGGTGAATTGGATCACTTACCGGAAGCTGCTTTCAACTTGAAAGGAACTATCGAAGAAGCGATTGAAGCCGGACAAAAAATGTTAGCTGATAACGCATAA
- a CDS encoding GLPGLI family protein: protein MNYYKKSFQLFILFYTALLYAQSYNKDSLRAEFTYQFKGKFNTRTDNRHEELFLLQVADDRAFFASTISLKGDSVMAVSGTSIKNPNGSITFGWKDGVIPKTGLSFTIIQSNENTQYFRLAGMSLLTYKEPVKKNWKLVDETMVINTIICKKAEITSKGRNWIAWYSPEIPFPYGPYKFSGLPGLIIKITDDKEDFDFELVKSVPQSQLKGKLVNIKKSRYTEAVETTQAKLKQAVRNADANATALLASYGTTIIKGQEMLRQKEKEREKATEENKKYENPIELED, encoded by the coding sequence ATGAATTATTATAAAAAATCATTTCAACTATTCATATTATTTTATACTGCTTTATTATATGCTCAATCATATAATAAAGATAGTTTGCGTGCTGAATTTACTTATCAGTTTAAAGGTAAATTCAACACTCGAACTGACAATAGACATGAAGAATTGTTCTTATTACAAGTAGCCGATGATCGCGCATTTTTTGCCAGTACTATATCGCTAAAAGGTGATTCTGTAATGGCGGTTTCTGGAACGTCGATAAAAAATCCTAACGGGAGCATAACTTTTGGCTGGAAAGATGGAGTTATTCCGAAAACAGGTTTATCTTTTACCATCATACAATCCAATGAAAATACACAATATTTCAGATTGGCAGGTATGTCACTACTTACCTATAAAGAGCCGGTTAAAAAAAATTGGAAACTTGTGGATGAAACAATGGTAATCAATACGATTATTTGTAAAAAAGCAGAAATTACCTCTAAAGGGAGAAACTGGATTGCATGGTATTCACCCGAAATTCCGTTTCCGTATGGTCCGTATAAATTCAGCGGATTACCCGGATTAATTATCAAAATAACAGATGATAAAGAAGATTTTGATTTTGAATTGGTAAAATCTGTCCCTCAATCTCAATTAAAAGGGAAGTTAGTTAACATTAAAAAAAGCAGATATACTGAAGCAGTAGAAACAACACAGGCAAAACTTAAGCAAGCGGTAAGAAATGCGGATGCTAATGCAACAGCCTTACTTGCAAGCTATGGAACAACCATTATAAAAGGACAGGAAATGTTAAGACAGAAAGAAAAAGAAAGAGAAAAAGCAACAGAAGAAAACAAAAAATATGAAAATCCGATAGAGTTAGAAGATTAA
- a CDS encoding bifunctional riboflavin kinase/FAD synthetase, translating to MNIFKNFKEYQSKKPLALSLGMFDGVHLGHKYIIDELKKVGSENYLETAILTFWPHPRFVFNPDEDLKLLNTIEEKKFLMEKYDIHNLFVKEFDDEFRNLTGEEFVRQILIDQLNVKYLIIGYDHSFGKNKSGNFELLQKLSTELDFEVEQMEAINIHENNISSTKIRNALLAGNIKTANEMLGYPYSVSGTVVHGKKLGRTIGYPTANIETESIKLLPKKGAYIVEVVVKGQQYKGMLSVGTNPTVNGEKLTVEVYILDFEGDIYNESITVKFRDFLHEEIKFEGLDKLIERLDEDKKLTENFIF from the coding sequence TTGAATATCTTCAAGAATTTTAAAGAGTATCAATCGAAAAAGCCTCTAGCCCTGTCTTTAGGTATGTTTGACGGCGTACATTTGGGTCACAAATACATTATCGACGAATTGAAAAAGGTGGGTTCTGAGAATTATCTAGAGACGGCAATCCTTACCTTCTGGCCGCATCCGCGCTTCGTTTTTAATCCTGATGAAGATTTAAAGCTTCTTAATACAATTGAGGAAAAGAAATTTTTGATGGAAAAATATGACATCCATAATTTATTTGTAAAAGAATTCGATGATGAATTCAGAAACCTTACGGGCGAAGAATTTGTACGTCAGATTTTAATTGATCAATTAAATGTAAAATATCTGATCATCGGTTACGATCATTCTTTCGGGAAAAATAAAAGCGGTAATTTCGAATTGCTTCAAAAACTATCGACAGAATTAGATTTTGAGGTCGAACAAATGGAAGCTATCAATATTCATGAGAATAACATCAGTTCTACAAAAATCAGAAATGCACTTTTAGCAGGAAATATAAAAACAGCCAACGAAATGTTGGGTTACCCCTACTCTGTTTCCGGAACAGTTGTCCATGGAAAGAAATTAGGCAGAACGATTGGTTACCCGACTGCTAATATTGAGACTGAATCGATTAAACTTTTACCAAAAAAAGGTGCTTACATTGTTGAAGTTGTTGTGAAAGGACAACAATATAAAGGAATGTTGAGCGTCGGAACAAATCCAACTGTCAACGGAGAAAAACTAACCGTTGAAGTTTACATTCTTGATTTTGAAGGTGATATTTATAATGAAAGTATTACAGTAAAATTCAGAGATTTCCTGCACGAGGAAATTAAGTTTGAAGGACTTGACAAATTGATTGAAAGGTTGGATGAAGATAAAAAACTGACCGAGAATTTTATTTTTTAA
- a CDS encoding B12-binding domain-containing radical SAM protein — MKDLLLITPPFTQLNTPYPATSYIKGFLNTKNISSYQIDLGIEVILELFSKESIQNIFSIPVDLKNTSENSQRIFALRDEYVKTVDQVILFLQNKNPTLARQICSMNFLPEASRFNQLDDMEFAFGNMGLQDKAKHLATLYLEDLSDYMVEQIDADFGFSRYAERLGKSANSFDDLYLKLSSEQTFIDVITLKILQEKLELVQPKLVCFSVPFPGNLYSAFRCAKFIKENYPNIKIAMGGGFPNTELREVKDKRVFEFFDFITLDDGELPIELLYENIFRSEHNGEPQFKRTFLIENEEVTYKNNSLKYDYKQAQVGAPDYTDLKLDQYISVIEIANPMHSLWSDGRWNKLTMAHGCYWGKCTFCDISLDYIRIYEPVSAKILVDRMEELIKTTGETGFHFVDEAAPPALMREVALEILRRNLVVTWWTNIRFEKSFTKDLCFLLKLSGCVAVSGGLEVASDRLLKLIDKGISVKQVAQVTRNFTEAGVMIHAYLMYGYPTQTIQETVDSLEMVRQLFEMGILQSGFWHQFAMTAHSPVGLNPEEFGVTPIKQEILFANNDIDFTDKTGIDHNQFSFGLKKSLFNFMHGINLELPLQDWFDFRIPKTSIHPDYIHDSLLEDDQFIFKPNSKIIFPGKNVIAENYIKTKKQNSWPYTRITFHLKTNIVNVEFEKEKAEWLIKIIQESTFENPKRITLQHLKTDFESNFEDFELFWFSKPMQQLKENGVILSL, encoded by the coding sequence TTGAAAGACCTTCTTCTTATTACTCCGCCTTTCACGCAGCTCAACACGCCTTATCCTGCAACGTCGTATATCAAAGGTTTCCTGAATACCAAAAATATATCAAGCTATCAGATCGATTTGGGGATTGAAGTGATTTTGGAATTATTTTCAAAAGAAAGCATTCAGAATATTTTTTCAATACCCGTAGATCTAAAGAATACTTCCGAAAATTCACAACGCATTTTCGCTTTACGGGATGAGTATGTCAAGACCGTTGATCAGGTCATTCTTTTTTTGCAGAATAAAAATCCGACGTTAGCAAGACAGATCTGTTCGATGAATTTTCTACCGGAAGCTTCCAGATTCAATCAGCTTGATGATATGGAATTTGCTTTTGGTAATATGGGTCTTCAAGATAAGGCTAAACATCTGGCTACATTATATTTAGAAGATCTATCTGATTATATGGTTGAACAGATCGATGCCGATTTTGGGTTCAGTAGATACGCCGAAAGATTAGGTAAAAGCGCCAATTCTTTTGATGACTTATATCTGAAATTAAGTTCAGAGCAAACTTTTATTGATGTCATTACTTTAAAAATTCTTCAAGAAAAATTGGAATTGGTTCAGCCAAAATTAGTATGTTTTTCGGTTCCGTTTCCAGGAAATTTATATTCTGCTTTTCGATGTGCAAAATTTATAAAAGAAAATTATCCCAACATTAAAATTGCAATGGGTGGCGGTTTTCCTAATACGGAACTGAGAGAAGTAAAAGACAAAAGAGTTTTTGAGTTTTTTGATTTCATCACTTTAGATGATGGGGAACTTCCAATTGAATTACTGTATGAAAATATTTTTCGTTCCGAGCACAATGGAGAACCACAATTTAAACGAACTTTTTTAATTGAAAATGAAGAAGTTACGTACAAAAATAATTCTTTAAAATACGACTACAAGCAGGCACAGGTTGGAGCACCCGATTATACAGATTTAAAATTAGATCAATATATTTCTGTTATTGAAATTGCCAACCCGATGCACAGTTTATGGAGCGATGGAAGATGGAACAAACTGACAATGGCGCATGGTTGCTATTGGGGAAAATGTACTTTCTGTGATATTTCTCTGGATTATATCAGGATTTACGAACCTGTTTCTGCGAAAATTCTGGTTGACCGGATGGAAGAGCTTATCAAAACCACGGGAGAAACAGGTTTTCATTTTGTAGATGAAGCAGCACCACCTGCTTTGATGAGGGAAGTGGCTTTGGAAATTCTTCGGAGAAATTTGGTTGTAACTTGGTGGACGAATATTAGATTTGAAAAAAGTTTCACCAAAGATCTATGTTTTTTATTAAAACTTTCAGGCTGTGTTGCAGTTTCTGGCGGACTTGAAGTGGCAAGTGATCGATTGCTAAAACTAATCGACAAAGGAATTTCTGTAAAACAAGTTGCACAAGTAACCAGAAATTTCACCGAGGCCGGAGTGATGATTCACGCTTATTTGATGTATGGCTATCCTACCCAAACTATTCAGGAAACGGTAGATTCTTTGGAAATGGTTCGTCAGCTTTTCGAAATGGGAATTTTACAAAGTGGGTTTTGGCATCAATTTGCGATGACGGCTCATTCACCTGTTGGATTAAACCCTGAAGAATTTGGAGTTACCCCAATTAAACAGGAAATTTTATTTGCCAACAACGATATTGATTTCACCGATAAGACAGGAATTGATCATAATCAGTTTAGTTTCGGTTTAAAAAAATCTTTATTCAATTTTATGCACGGAATCAATTTAGAATTGCCATTACAGGATTGGTTTGATTTTAGAATTCCAAAAACAAGTATTCATCCCGATTATATTCACGATTCTCTTTTAGAGGATGATCAGTTTATTTTTAAACCGAATTCAAAAATTATTTTCCCTGGCAAAAACGTAATCGCTGAGAATTATATAAAAACAAAAAAGCAAAACTCGTGGCCGTATACGAGGATTACGTTCCATTTAAAAACCAATATTGTTAACGTAGAATTTGAAAAGGAAAAAGCAGAATGGCTGATAAAAATCATTCAGGAAAGTACTTTTGAAAATCCTAAACGGATTACTTTACAACATCTGAAAACTGATTTTGAAAGTAACTTTGAAGATTTTGAACTATTCTGGTTTTCGAAACCGATGCAACAGCTGAAGGAAAATGGTGTGATTTTAAGTTTGTAG